A genomic window from Desulfovibrio porci includes:
- a CDS encoding adenosylcobinamide-GDP ribazoletransferase, with the protein MSGYASRLSRAGGRFLDALAFLSRLAPPRPCNARSLAACVPWFAPAGLVLGSLYTLAAWLFLTLLSASPATMLFSGAVWPAAALAAWLWLALELWSTRGLHWDGLADLGDACGSGATGARFWEILRDSRLGAFGALSLLLIFSGQWLALTWHLAAGHWLPLVLAPAWGRACAVWLAASAPPHDPDSLGGLACAGAGPAVRRIYRLAAFLLTCLLMALGLSLWQGLVLLGAQYWLTRRLAATARRQGGLSGDFLGAAIELGQLCFLLATL; encoded by the coding sequence TTGAGCGGATATGCCTCACGACTGAGCAGGGCCGGAGGCCGTTTTCTGGACGCTCTGGCTTTTCTGAGCCGTCTTGCGCCGCCCCGGCCCTGCAACGCGCGGTCCCTGGCCGCCTGCGTGCCGTGGTTCGCGCCCGCGGGCCTGGTTCTGGGCAGCCTGTACACGTTGGCGGCCTGGCTGTTTCTGACTCTTCTTTCCGCATCACCCGCCACGATGCTTTTTTCCGGGGCAGTCTGGCCTGCCGCCGCGCTGGCGGCCTGGCTCTGGCTGGCTCTGGAACTGTGGAGCACGCGCGGCCTGCACTGGGACGGGCTGGCCGATCTGGGCGACGCCTGTGGCAGCGGCGCGACCGGCGCGCGGTTCTGGGAGATTCTGCGTGACAGCCGCCTGGGGGCCTTCGGCGCATTGAGCCTGCTGCTGATTTTCAGTGGCCAATGGCTGGCGCTGACTTGGCATCTGGCAGCCGGACACTGGCTGCCGCTCGTCCTGGCCCCGGCCTGGGGCCGGGCCTGCGCGGTCTGGCTGGCCGCGTCCGCGCCGCCCCATGACCCGGATTCTCTGGGCGGCCTGGCCTGCGCCGGGGCCGGTCCGGCCGTGCGCCGGATTTACCGGCTGGCGGCCTTTCTGCTGACCTGTCTTTTAATGGCGCTGGGCCTCAGTCTCTGGCAGGGACTGGTCCTGCTTGGAGCGCAATACTGGCTCACGCGCCGCCTGGCCGCCACGGCGCGACGCCAGGGCGGACTTTCCGGCGACTTTCTGGGCGCGGCCATCGAACTGGGGCAGTTGTGCTTTCTGCTGGCAACGCTGTAG
- a CDS encoding nitroreductase family protein, with the protein MNFKELVEAARTCRRFEEDKPLSMADLDWLADCARMAPSARNAQELRFILVGPGETCQKLFSLTRWAGALKDWGGPHPGERPTAFIAVLMPESGKELLCYDTGIACQTIQLAATSRGWGCCIIQAFDHKAAPELLGVPEGMKIALVLGLGVAKEKRVLAPMPADGSFGYWRDAEGVHHVPKRPLDELVLKRF; encoded by the coding sequence ATGAACTTCAAAGAACTGGTGGAGGCGGCCCGCACCTGCCGCCGTTTTGAAGAGGACAAGCCCCTGAGCATGGCCGATCTGGACTGGCTGGCGGATTGCGCGCGCATGGCCCCTTCGGCTCGCAATGCCCAGGAACTGCGTTTCATTCTGGTGGGGCCGGGCGAAACCTGCCAAAAACTGTTCAGCCTGACCCGCTGGGCCGGCGCGCTCAAAGACTGGGGCGGCCCGCATCCCGGCGAGCGGCCCACGGCCTTCATCGCCGTGCTCATGCCCGAAAGCGGCAAGGAACTGCTCTGCTACGATACGGGCATCGCCTGCCAGACCATCCAGTTGGCGGCCACCAGCCGGGGCTGGGGCTGCTGCATCATCCAGGCCTTTGATCACAAAGCCGCGCCGGAGTTGCTGGGCGTGCCCGAGGGCATGAAAATCGCCCTTGTGCTCGGCCTTGGCGTGGCCAAGGAAAAACGCGTGCTGGCTCCCATGCCCGCCGACGGTTCCTTCGGCTACTGGCGCGACGCGGAAGGCGTACACCATGTGCCCAAGCGGCCGCTGGACGAATTGGTGCTCAAACGTTTCTGA
- a CDS encoding redox-sensing transcriptional repressor Rex translates to MVTQPKSKHIPRATIQRLATYVQVLENFARDDVEVISSNPLAEACGVNGSQVRKDLAYFGEFGIRGVGYHVTSLIAAITSALGVDREWRMALIGVGNLGKAILNHGEFRARGFNIVGIFDCDPFKIGEIVHGLEVHCTKDLKSMVVELGIEIGIITTPPERAQRAAQHLMDAGLTSILNFAPARIKVPERVHVEYVDFFHHLYALAFNHTQARY, encoded by the coding sequence ATGGTCACGCAACCCAAAAGCAAGCATATCCCCCGCGCCACCATCCAGCGCCTTGCCACCTATGTGCAGGTGCTTGAAAATTTCGCCCGCGACGATGTGGAAGTCATTTCGTCCAATCCCCTGGCCGAAGCCTGCGGCGTCAACGGTTCTCAGGTGCGCAAGGATCTGGCCTACTTCGGGGAATTCGGCATCCGTGGCGTGGGCTACCATGTGACATCGCTTATTGCGGCCATCACTTCGGCGCTGGGCGTGGACCGCGAATGGCGCATGGCCCTGATCGGCGTAGGCAACCTGGGCAAGGCCATCCTGAACCACGGCGAATTCCGCGCGCGTGGCTTCAACATCGTGGGCATCTTCGACTGCGACCCATTCAAGATCGGTGAAATCGTGCATGGTCTGGAAGTGCATTGCACCAAGGACCTCAAAAGCATGGTGGTCGAACTCGGCATTGAGATCGGCATCATCACCACCCCGCCGGAACGCGCCCAGCGCGCGGCCCAGCACCTGATGGACGCGGGCCTGACCTCCATTCTCAACTTCGCCCCCGCGCGGATCAAGGTGCCGGAACGCGTGCATGTGGAATATGTGGACTTCTTCCACCATCTGTACGCGCTGGCCTTCAATCATACCCAGGCCCGTTATTGA